In Triticum aestivum cultivar Chinese Spring chromosome 5B, IWGSC CS RefSeq v2.1, whole genome shotgun sequence, the following proteins share a genomic window:
- the LOC123113274 gene encoding uncharacterized protein, with product MSGAGAALASSALDLRGEDGRAEWLRFYDRVEAQVEALAADRAHLEAARGEGEEACRVILPVDKATLAEAQEGDLEDVRACRGLLALPSTDSKEVQDRLELGEDAGDHEHSVKALRANLRKLKGAFETLMSKSDKDIYSVKVVLLNQLKTMEKDSTLFENKKLEAAQATEEAKKLQQNVQALQVATQNKDNEIGRLQAESLVAQQKLREMDSLLKEKNESIEKLRAENIGLRAVKDFVWSQFQIKEQELLDHAILLKNKEVAAAQATAQKLVKENRTMGAEVVDYGNKLMILEEKLKETRSLVKEKDDEIQKLKNRQPETTSLKRKCASSLSNETSKRRRRDIIGMHISSIWRCRSGRQCFGRRTMQIFVKTTNSRTYTLKVKSSSTIRDVEGRIRDVDHSLDCFRLIFAGKRLVYERTLADYNFKNLSTLELDPRLRISVKTLTGKIIDIAVWSSDTIKHVKVMIHGQGVMPWYEQRLIFAGKELEDGRTLAYYKIENSCTLELVPWLHIYVKTLTGKTINFAVLSSDKIEDVKAMIYGLEGIPLSTQRLIFAGKELEDGCTLAGYGIQTFSTLHLVMRLRGGRVIRIKTRTGNTIFLSAVGNNITIEDFKAMIHKKEGIPPSQQHLFIAGKPLENDRTLGSYISHDSDIDIDLLCWRAPLPGRIVDRARRLRKKQELGHGCL from the exons ATGAGCGGGGCCGGCGCTGCGCTGGCCTCTTCGGCATTGGACCTCCGCGGGGAGGACGGGAGGGCGGAATGGCTGCGCTTCTACGATCGGGTCGAGGCGCAGGTGGAGGCGCTGGCCGCCGACCGCGCGCATCTGGAGGCGGCGAGGGGTGAGGGGGAGGAAGCCTGCAGGGTGATACTTCCAGTGGACAAGGCCACGCTCGCCG AAGCCCAAGAGGGTGATCTGGAGGATGTCAGAGCTTGTAGAGGTCTTCTTGCCCTACCAAGCACTGACTCTAAG GAAGTTCAAGATCGTCTAGAGCTTGGTGAAGACGCTGGGGATCATGAGCACAGTGTAAAAGCGTTGAGGGCAAACCTTAGAAAACTAAAGGGAGCTTTTGAGACCCTGATGTCAAAGAGCGATAAGGATATTTATTCAGTAAAAGTTGTTCTTTTGAACCAGTTGAAGACAATGGAAAAGGACAGCACGCTCTTTGAGAACAAGAAACTAGAGGCAGCACAAGCTACTGAAGAAGCGAAGAAGCTTCAGCAGAACGTACAGGCGCTGCAGGTCGCAACCCAAAACAAGGACAATGAGATTGGCAGACTCCAAGCAGAATCTCTCGTGGCTCAACAGAAGCTACGTGAAATGGATTCCTTGCTGAAGGAGAAAAATGAAAGTATTGAAAAACTCCGTGCGGAAAATATTGGATTACGTGCTGTAAAGGATTTTGTTTGGAGCCAGTTCCAGATAAAGGAGCAGGAGCTGCTGGACCACGCCATCCTTCTGAAGAACAAGGAAGTGGCGGCAGCACAAGCTACTGCGCAAAAGCTAGTAAAGGAGAATCGCACGATGGGAGCAGAAGTTGTTGATTATGGAAACAAGTTAATGATTCTAGAGGAGAAGCTAAAGGAGACGCGCTCCTTGGTTAAGGAGAAAGATGACGAAATCCAAAAACTCAAAAATCGCCAACCTGAGACCACGAGTCTGAAGCGCAAGTGCGCCTCTTCCCTGTCAAAT GAGACTAGTAAAAGGCGCAGGAGGGATATCATTGGGATGCATATATCTTCTATTTGGCGATGCAGGTCCGGCAGACAGTGTTTTGGACGTCGCACA atgcaaatctttgtcaagaccacAAATAGCAGGACTTACACTCTTAAGGTCAAGAGTTCAAGTACGATCAGGGATGTTGAGGGCAGAATCCGTGATGTTGATCACAGCCTAGACTGCTTTCGTCTCATCTTTGCTGGGAAGAGGTTGGTGTATGAGCGCACGCTGGCAGATTACAACTTTAAGAATTTGAGCACACTAGAACTTGACCCTCGCCTTCGTATATCTGTCAAGACGCTGACTGGCAAGATCATTGATATTGCTGTTTGGAGTTCAGATACCATCAAGCATGTCAAGGTGATGATTCACGGTCAGGGTGTAATGCCTTGGTATGAGCAGCGCCTCATCTTTGCCGGCAAGGAGCTGGAGGATGGCCGCACCCTTGCATATTACAAAATTGAGAATTCATGCACTCTCGAGCTTGTCCCTTGGCTCCATATCTATGTCAAGACGCTGACCGGCAAGACCATTAATTTTGCGGTTTTGAGTTCAGACAAGATTGAGGATGTCAAGGCGATGATTTATGGTCTGGAGGGCATTCCTTTGTCTACGCAGCGCCTCATCTTTGCCGGCAAGGAGCTCGAGGATGGCTGCACCCTGGCGGGCTATGGCATTCAGACTTTCAGCACGCTTCACCTTGTCATGCGCCTGAGAGGGGGTAGAGTGATCCGCATCAAGACGCGGACTGGCAACACCATTTTCCTTTCAGCGGTTGGGAATAACATCACGATTGAGGATTTCAAGGCCATGATTCACAAGAAAGAGGGCATTCCCCCGTCGCAGCAGCACCTCTTCATTGCCGGGAAGCCGCTGGAGAACGACCGCACCCTGGGGAGCTACATCAGCCATGATTCCGACATCGACATTGACCTTTTGTGTTGGCGCGCGCCGCTGCCTGGTCGGATTGTGGACAGGGCGCGTAGGTTGCGGAAGAAGCAGGAGCTTGGGCACGGCTGTCTGTAA